One Desertifilum tharense IPPAS B-1220 DNA segment encodes these proteins:
- a CDS encoding TIGR02587 family membrane protein — protein MPRKRKQQANAWLKELDDLVRGCSGGFLFGIPLVYTMEVWWIGSTLTPAEMLIILGLTLGIVFWLTRTEGFRRTRQHQFFAYFAESVEALALGLVCATCLLVLLQEITLFTPLNEALGKLVLESVPFSIGVGLSKAFLSGDRYASTESTENPKPARLNATLEEIGATLTGALVIAFNIAPTDEVPMLAAAATPLSLLALIAASLLISYSIVFVAGFTNQAKRRQQRGIFQRPMSETIMAYLVSLGVSLLMLLFFHKLGPNVPASLWLRYSLILGLPASIGGAAGRLAV, from the coding sequence ATGCCTAGGAAACGCAAACAACAAGCCAATGCTTGGTTAAAAGAGTTAGATGACTTAGTACGGGGATGTTCCGGTGGTTTCTTATTCGGGATTCCCCTGGTGTATACGATGGAAGTGTGGTGGATTGGTTCTACCCTGACTCCGGCGGAAATGTTAATCATTTTAGGTCTAACTTTAGGGATCGTGTTCTGGCTAACGCGCACTGAAGGTTTTCGCCGCACTCGCCAGCACCAATTTTTTGCCTACTTTGCCGAAAGCGTCGAGGCTTTGGCATTGGGGTTAGTTTGCGCGACGTGCCTATTAGTTCTGTTGCAGGAAATTACCCTGTTTACGCCCCTAAACGAAGCCTTGGGCAAACTAGTTTTAGAAAGCGTCCCCTTTTCGATTGGGGTGGGGTTGTCTAAAGCATTTTTAAGCGGCGATCGCTATGCCTCTACTGAAAGCACAGAAAACCCCAAACCCGCCCGCCTGAACGCCACCTTAGAAGAAATTGGGGCAACCCTCACCGGCGCTTTAGTCATTGCTTTTAATATCGCCCCCACTGATGAAGTCCCAATGCTAGCAGCGGCGGCGACACCCCTTTCCCTGCTAGCCCTCATTGCGGCGTCTTTGTTAATTTCCTATAGCATCGTCTTTGTTGCAGGATTTACAAACCAGGCAAAACGCCGACAGCAGCGGGGAATCTTTCAACGCCCAATGAGCGAAACCATTATGGCTTACTTAGTCTCTCTAGGCGTCAGCCTGTTGATGCTGTTATTTTTTCACAAACTCGGTCCTAACGTTCCCGCCTCGCTATGGCTGAGATATAGCTTAATTTTAGGATTGCCCGCGAGTATTGGCGGAGCCGCCGGGAGGTTAGCGGTATGA
- a CDS encoding TIGR02588 family protein has product MNSDFQQARSLPEWITFIVATLILLGVVGLTLNEWRTQQDSPPILNVNTSSSIRTDLGQYYVPFSVINSGGTTAEAVQVIAELRVNGSLLESGEQQIDFLASDERQEGAFVFTRNPQQAELTIRVASYKSP; this is encoded by the coding sequence ATGAACTCCGATTTCCAACAGGCGCGATCGCTCCCAGAATGGATTACCTTTATTGTGGCAACCCTAATTTTATTAGGCGTAGTAGGGCTAACCCTCAATGAATGGCGCACTCAACAAGATAGCCCCCCCATTCTCAACGTCAACACCAGTTCCTCGATCCGAACCGACTTGGGACAATATTACGTTCCTTTTTCAGTCATTAATAGCGGTGGAACAACCGCAGAAGCCGTGCAAGTGATTGCAGAGTTGCGCGTTAATGGCAGCCTGCTAGAATCTGGCGAGCAACAAATTGACTTTCTGGCTAGCGATGAACGTCAGGAAGGCGCATTTGTATTCACGCGCAACCCCCAACAAGCTGAATTAACGATCCGCGTTGCTAGCTATAAATCTCCATAG